From the Limanda limanda chromosome 2, fLimLim1.1, whole genome shotgun sequence genome, one window contains:
- the LOC132997932 gene encoding uncharacterized protein C4orf54 homolog — MEAAEETLTYLHDTGLHRKLLPGDKGDNKKKTELEDIKGHESNYVDLDMKPESAKTVKVTFTGEGNQLSVIKSDGSKQGTGDEQGEPPPETRLPDSDQGSEIQDELQDELDPSDCSEHVDELQYTDMYLNSKTESDDGASGVPSDHSGSDTVEDESHYITTHEIQLTELDHDVDYDPGRGTCWEFEDDNLVYSFVDYASFESDETQEGTLVVEGRSQGNPGANLGGAAVSTEQEESDLCASSDESLCNKLQSGDANTGKIHLSIKATSRAVPEQVRVPESHFSFVGPGARAGPLSDRNPYFIPAPGRQHLATKLRRNEYSSGASSSISELDDADKEVRNLTAKSFRSLACPYFDAINLSTSSESSMSEYGLNKWSAYVDWNYGNISRGGERSVIAHKTSSATLEMKNTVESKRHDESTADTKSPQSKMYALNKRTTFQQASSKKIQVKDPVQPEQRGVTLNFHCNVEAPEGTRRPKCSKNPRSTEDRSGCDMQCHLTESPGDTHKRAVFASSLLKNVISKKMQFEKEREMERGDRLIRDRQRSLGRGLQRQSSESGSGLSVDDQHMEGSRPSSCGSADELRTNRAPEESEKGQHECPKSSLNHSESSAFNSLKADEPEPVKEAEPAAKEGLDTSSMLTKLLFVPSYQLHSKEKGSAEDMSHTPASGTAAGLQNFEKDEIGKGGKPPEFKIRLRTVKENKGCTLNIASLLTPKISYNSVNTLRAAGEAKCHIVSATDKMPTFTVRDIRDTKCKFQMPIYRVRDVRKLVKSSYRFVSLDNSESKGTTAADKLEEKGKTEPVKQLSPSPIVIKFHSVKTNVKSQATEGSQTHTETCDIAQSEHAPSHCVTSRVQPSVSKQPHADPNEPTIPKQAAIEKLRAAVKTMEQLYVFDRNEWKRKTQAPQPITESHVRSFIAREEQEGEHLEAQNTNRMPQVTETDVIAVPFNNDTFKTQSQQSQTFSNKSVLHLGNGNQARVSISSVRNSIPQSSAPQTSSTMKSSRAPAAPLSVRIEPPKHVQVQQGKVKIIPTNPTVTQGCPDSENYLTIPGMGYTSEIKLSKEGSQAHTGDGNIPERKRSPLIMEYPAASIYHHPAAATTTGPQSPQQVLCFSPTASSIREAGPQTQRKMLLDPTTGHYYMVDTPIQATTKRLFDPETGHYVDVPMTHSPASPVTPVPLCLSPLTLTPGAFAPSYMIYPSFIPSPTLQAQAAPPQSPCQSEEAGGYKMKNARSPRLETNTTGAESVYYTATGGAPPQGPLQLPVSLGHLTSRGGGASSDRKPVISITTQQGPRIIAPPSFDGTTMSFVVEHR; from the exons ATGGAAGCAGCGGAGGAAACTCTCACTTACCTCCATGACACCGGACttcacaggaagctgctgccaGGGGACAAGGGGGACAACAAGAAGAAGACGGAGCTGGAGGACATTAAAGGCCACGAGTCCAACTATGTGGATCTGGACATGAAACCGGAGAGCGCAAAAACTGTGAAAGTGACTTTTACCGGCGAGGGGAACCAGCTGTCTGTCATCAAAAGCGACGGCTCGAAGCAGGGCACCGGGGACGAGCAGGGTGAGCCCCCCCCGGAGACCCGACTTCCAGACTCCGACCAGGGCTCAGAGATCCAGGACGAGCTCCAGGACGAGCTCGACCCGAGCGACTGCAGCGAGCATGTGGACGAGCTCCAGTACACCGACATGTACCTGAACAGCAAGACCGAGTCGGACGACGGGGCCAGCGGCGTGCCGTCCGACCACAGCGGCTCGGACACCGTGGAGGACGAGTCCCACTACATCACCACACACGAGATCCAGCTGACCGAGCTGGACCACGACGTGGACTACGACCCGGGCCGCGGCACCTGCTGGGAGTTCGAGGACGACAACCTGGTCTACTCCTTTGTGGATTACGCGTCGTTTGAGAGCGATGAGACGCAGGAGGGGACCCTGGTCGTGGAGGGCAGGAGCCAGGGCAACCCGGGGGCTAATCTGGGGGGGGCGGCTGTCAGCACCGAGCAGGAGGAAAGTGATCTGTGCGCCAGCTCTGATGAAAGCCTGTGCAACAAACTCCAAAGCGGAGACGCAAATACTGGGAAAATCCATCTCTCCATAAAAGCCACGTCCAGAGCAGTGCCCGAGCAGGTCAGGGTCCCGGAGAGCCACTTCTCGTTTGTTGGCCCCGGAGCCAGAGCCGGGCCCCTGAGCGACAGGAACCCATATTTCATCCCCGCGCCGGGACGTCAGCACCTTGCGACCAAACTGAGACGGAATGAGTATTCGAGCGGAGCCTCCAGCTCCATTAGCGAGCTGGATGACGCGGATAAAGAGGTGCGTAATTTAACCGCCAAGTCTTTCCGCAGTCTGGCATGTCCATACTTCGATGCCATTAATCTTAGCACCTCCAGCGAGTCCTCCATGTCGGAATACGGGCTAAATAAATGGTCAGCCTACGTGGACTGGAATTATGGAAACATATCCCGGGGGGGAGAGCGCAGCGTAATTGCGCACAAGACGTCCAGTGCAACACTGGAAATGAAGAACACTGTGGAGAGTAAGAGACACGATGAGTCCACTGCAGACACGAAATCACCCCAAAGCAAAATGTACGCACTGAACAAGAGGACGACTTTTCAACAAGCTTCCAGCAAAAAGATCCAAGTGAAAGATCCAGTGCAGCCAGAGCAGCGAGGAGTGACGCTGAACTTCCACTGTAATGTTGAAGCTCCTGAAGGCACCAGGCGTCCAAAATGCTCTAAGAACCCACGATCCACCGAGGACAGATCAGGGTGTGACATGCAGTGTCATCTCACCGAGAGCCCGGGGGACACGCACAAAAGAGCCGTTTTTGCATCAAGTTTGTTGAAAAACGTGATTTCCAAGAAGATGCAGTTTGAGAAGGAGCGCGAAATGGAGAGGGGCGACAGACTGATCCGTGACAGGCAGAGGAGCCTGGGAAGAGGCCTGCAAAGACAAAGCTCAGAGTCGGGCTCAGGACTGAGTGTTGATGATCAGCACATGGAGGGCAGCAGACCCAGTTCCTGTGGTTCTGCCGACGAACTGAGAACCAACAGAGCCCCAGAGGAGTCAGAAAAGGGACAACATGAGTGTCCAAAGTCATCACTCAACCACAGTGAGAGCAGTGCATTCAATTCACTGAAAGCAGATGAGCCAGAACCGGTGAAGGAGGCTGAGCCCGCAGCAAAGGAAGGATTAGACACCAGCAGCATGCTGACAAAACTGCTTTTTGTTCCAAGCTACCAGCTTCACTCAAAAGAGAAGGGTTCTGCAGAAGACATGAGCCACACACCTGCCTCAGGCACAGCGGCCGGCCTGCAGAACTTTGAAAAAGATGAAATTGGAAAGGGGGGGAAACCGCCTGAGTTCAAAATACGCCTGAGAACCGTGAAAGAGAATAAAGGTTGCACATTGAATATTGCCAGCCTGTTAACCCCTAAAATAAGTTACAACTCTGTCAACACGCTCAGGGCAGCAGGAGAAGCTAAATGCCACATTGTATCTGCCACGGATAAAATGCCAACCTTCACAGTCAGAGACATAAGAGACACCAAATGCAAGTTTCAAATGCCGATATATCGTGTCAGGGATGTGCGTAAACTGGTAAAAAGCTCATATCGCTTTGTGTCCCTGGATAATAGTGAGAGTAAAGGTACCACAGCAGCGGATAAACTTGAGGAAAAGGGCAAAACGGAGCCAGTGAAACAGTTATCACCATCTCCGATTGTGATCAAATTTCACTCTGTGAAGACAAATGTTAAATCACAGGCAACCGAGGGGTCACAGACCCACACGGAGACATGTGACATAGCTCAAAGTGAACATGCACCATCCCATTGCGTGACGAGCAGGGTGCAACCTAGCGTTTCCAAGCAGCCACACGCTGACCC AAACGAGCCCACGATACCAAAGCAGGCTGCGATAGAGAAGCTGAGAGCTGCAGTCAAAACCATGGAGCAGCTCTATGTGTTCGATAGAAACGAATGGAAGCGTAAAACTCAAGCTCCACAGCCCATCACTGAAAGTCACGTGCGCTCGTTTATAGCCAGAGAAGAGCAGGAAGGAGAACATCTGGAGGCCCAGAACACCAACAGGATGCCTCAGGTCACAGAAACAGATGTAATTGCGGTCCCATTTAACAATGacacttttaaaacacaatcCCAGCAGAGTCAAACATTTAGCAATAAAAGCGTCCTTCATCTCGGCAACGGCAACCAGGCACGTGTCAGCATCAGTTCAGTCAGGAACTCTATTCCACAAAGCTCTGCGCCGCAAACATCGTCGACTATGAAAAGCTCCCGGGCACCGGCGGCTCCACTGTCGGTGAGAATCGAGCCCCCGAAACACGTCCAGGTGCAGCAGGGAAAGGTCAAAATCATTCCCACTAATCCCACTGTCACACAGGGCTGCCCAGACTCCGAGAACTACCTAACCATCCCGGGGATGGGGTACACGAGTGAAATCAAACTCTCAAAGGAGGGGAGTCAAGCCCACACAGGTGACGGCAACATACCTGAGCGGAAAAGGTCACCGTTAATCATGGAGTACCCGGCTGCGAGCATCTACCATCACCCTGCAGCGGCAACCACGACAGGGCCGCAATCCCCCCAGCAGGTGTTGTGCTTCTCCCCCACTGCGTCTTCCATCAGGGAGGCCGGCCCACAGACCCAGCGCAAGATGCTTTTGGACCCCACGACAGGACATTATTACATGGTGGACACTCCCATACAGGCCACCACCAAGCGACTGTTTGACCCCGAGACAGGCCATTATGTGGACGTACCCATGACCCATTCACCAGCATCCCCTGTCACCCCTGTGCCTCTCTGCTTGTCCCCCCTGACATTGACCCCAGGAGCGTTCGCCCCCAGCTACATGATCTACCCGAGCTTCATCCCCTCGCCAACTCTCCAGGCTCAGGCCGCGCCGCCACAGTCGCCGTGCCAGTCCGAGGAGGCAGGCGGGTACAAGATGAAAAACGCCAGAAGTCCGAGGCTGGAAACGAACACGACAGGTGCGGAGAGCGTGTATTACACTGCGACGGGGGGGGCTCCTCCGCAGGGGCCGCTGCAGCTACCTGTGAGTTTGGGACACTTGACCAGCAGAGGAGGCGGAGCGAGCTCAGACAGGAAGCCGGTCATCAGCATCACGACGCAACAAGGTCCAAGAATCATCGCCCCTCCTTCCTTTGACGGAACAACGATGAGCTTTGTAGTGGAGCATCGGTGA
- the mttp gene encoding microsomal triglyceride transfer protein large subunit, protein MLPLVVFLLCTAVSASAKGGAAGPRLNNNQLYKFSYITEVLVDKARGSREGSTGHRIACDVDAILVWRDPSNKDDQLIQLTISNVRLEPLSHRSAKKNVLHGSTVESVMGETKLAALTKPFMLHLRNGKTKAFYSYWAEPATIKNLKRGLASLLQLQLSTGKVIENDVSGRCTVEYKAAQGQVTRTKNLETCKTAETGFTTHSQVLGVNRKSSSVTVFTLEDGFIRSAAAEEIHFLGVNVRRAVAARVVSRQTLTLTGTGAGPLEAAGKDAAGVVKSIDDKLAAVGIVAEKFTAQCKGCPSLFEHWQTEQKQLEPASLSKSMAPRSFLALIQSIRKASKDEILKVLKSASKTSLPQVVDAVTSSQTTASLDAMLQFLNFTDSKGLVLQERFLYACGFASHPNERMLQALLEISKGKIGSPDIKESVVIIMGALVHKLCKKGECNLPTVVQVKRLILDGPDSTQVASEVQMYLLALKNSLLPEAIPIFTKYAESEVGAYSTIALTSLQRYKVELMTDEVKHTVNRVYHQNRRIYEKNVRAAAADVILSSNPSYTEVKNLLLSIGNLPHEMNKYMLSKIQDILRFEMPASKIIRQAMKDMNSHNYNRFAKVGSSSSYSGFMAQSADVTSTYSLDILYSGSGILRRSNMNIYGASKGAMLHGLQVAIEAQGLESLIAATPDEGEGDLESFAGMSALLFDVQLRPVTFFKGYSDLMSKMFSMTGEPMNVVKGLILLTDHSEVIQLQSGLKASAEFQGGLAIDISGGMEISLWYRESKTSVNNRGALVVTGNVTVDMDFMRAGVEVGFETEASLDFITTVQFSEYPFLVCMQMDKTTFPFSEHLTRYESLSSGKNVMTRKSKKQLLPGSEFPLHQENSNMCKKIFDSSW, encoded by the exons ATGTTACCTCTTGTTGTGTTCTTGCTTTGTACAGCTGTCTCAGCTTCTGCCAAAG GTGGTGCTGCAGGACCCCGGCTCAACAACAACCAGCTGTACAAATTCAGCTACATCACAGAGGTGCTGGTGGACAAGGCCCGGGGGTCGAGAGAGGGCAGCACCGGGCACAGGATTGCATGTGATGTGGACGCCATCCTGGTGTGGAGGGACCCGAGCAACAAGGACGACCAGCTGATCCAACTGACG ATCTCCAATGTGAGGCTGGAGCCTTTGTCCCATCGATCTGCAAAGAAGAACGTCCTCCATGGATCAACAGTTGAAAGCGTTATGGGGGAAACTAAACTGGCCGCTCTGACAAAACCTTTCATGTTGCATCTTAGGAATGGAAAG ACTAAAGCATTTTATTCCTACTGGGCTGAGCCTGCCACCATCAAAAACCTGAAGAGAGGGCTGGCCAGCTTACTGCAACTGCAGCTCAGTACTGGCAAGGTCATCGAG AACGATGTGTCTGGACGGTGCACAGTCGAGTACAAGGCAGCTCAAGGTCAAGTGACGAGAACCAAGAACCTGGAGACGTGTAAGACGGCAGAGACGGGATTCACCACACACAGTCAG GTCTTGGGTGTTAACAGGAAGTCCAGCTCTGTCACAGTGTTCACTCTTGAGGATGGTTTCATCCGCTCTGCCGCGGCTGAAGAAATCCACTTCCTGGGCGTTAACGTTCGCAGAGCTGTGGCAGCGAGAGTCGTGTCCAG GCAAACCCTCACACTGACAGGCACGGGGGCTGGACCTCTGGAAGCTGCTGGGAAAGACGCCGCCGGGGTCGTCAAGTCGATCGATGACAAACTGGCAGCTGTTGGTATCGTGGCTGAGAAGTTCACAGCCCAGTGCAAGGGTTGTCCATCA CTTTTCGAACATTGGCAGACTGAGCAGAAGCAACTGGAGCCAGCGAGCCTGTCCAAATCCATGGCTCCACGGAGCTTCCTGGCCCTCATCCAGAGCATTCGGAAGGCGTCCAAGGACGAGATCCTCAAAGTCCTGAAGAGTGCCAGCAAGACATCTCT ACCTCAGGTGGTGGATGCTGTGACATCCTCCCAAACTACTGCGTCTCTCGATGCCATGCTTCAATTCCTCAACTTCACCGACTCCAAAGGTTTGGTCCTGCAGGAGAGATTTCTCTATGCATGCGGCTTCGCTTCACATCCCAATGAGAGGATGCTCCAGGCTCTGCTG gAAATTTCCAAGGGAAAGATTGGCAGCCCTGACATTAAAGAGTCGGTGGTGATCATTATGGGAGCCCTGGTCCACAAACTGTGTAAGAAAGGAGAGTGCAACCTACCG ACCGTGGTGCAGGTGAAGAGGCTGATTCTGGACGGCCCTGACAGCACGCAGGTGGCCTCCGAGGTGCAGATGTACCTGCTGGCTCTGAAAAACTCTCTGCTCCCCGAGGCTATTCCCATCTTCACCAAATATGCAGAGTCGGAGGTCGGAGCCTACAGCACCATCGCCCTCACCTCCCTGCAGAGATACAAAGTCGAGCTCATGACCGATGAG gtgaaacacacagtgaacaggGTTTACCACCAGAATCGACGGATCTACGAGAAGAACGTgcgagctgctgctgcggacGTCATCCTCAGTAGCAACCCGTCCTACACCGAGGTCAAGAACCTGCTCCTGTCCATCGGGAACCTGCCTCATGAAATGAACAAGTACATGTTGTCTAAGATCCAGGACATTCTCCGCTTCGAGATGCCTGCAAG CAAAATAATACGCCAAGCTATGAAGGACATGAATTCCCATAACTACAACCGGTTCGCTAAAGTTGGGTCATCATCTTCTTACTCAGGATTCATGGCAC AATCTGCTGACGTGACGTCCACATACAGTTTGGACATCCTGTACTCAGGCTCTGGGATCCTGAGGAGAAGCAACATGAATATTTATGGTGCCAGTAAAGGAGCAATGCTACATGGACTGCAG GTGGCAATTGAGGCACAGGGTCTGGAGTCGCTGATCGCTGCCACCCCCGACGAGGGAGAAGGAGACCTGGAGTCGTTCGCCGGAATGTCGGCGCTGCTGTTCGATGTCCAGCTGAGGCCCGTCACATTCTTCAAGGGCTACAGTGACCTCATGTCAAAAATGTTCTCCATGACCGGTGAACCCATGAACGTAGTGAAGGGTCTCATCCTGCTGACTGACCACTCTGAG GTCATTCAGTTGCAGTCTGGTCTCAAGGCCAGTGCAGAGTTTCAAGGAGGGTTAGCCATCGATATCTCTGGAGGCATGGAGATCAGTCTGTGGTACAGAGAGTCCAAGACCAGCGTCAACAACAG AGGAGCGCTCGTGGTCACTGGTAATGTTACAGTGGACATGGACTTCATGAGAGCAGGTGTGGAGGTCGGCTTTGAAACAGAGGCCTCGCTGGATTTCATCACCACTGTCCAGTTCTCTGAATATCCCTTCTTGGTGTGCATGCAGATGGACAAAACTACCTTCCCCTTCAG TGAACACCTCACCAGATATGAAAGCCTGTCATCAGGTAAGAACGTGATGACGCGTAAGAGCAAGAAGCAGCTGCTCCCCGGCTCTGAATTCCCTCTTCACCAGGAGAACTCGAACATGTGCAAGAAGATTTTTGACTCCAGCTGGTAG